A stretch of Zymoseptoria tritici IPO323 chromosome 1, whole genome shotgun sequence DNA encodes these proteins:
- the ERG9 gene encoding ERG9, squalene synthase (Farnesyl-diphosphate farnesyl transferase (squalene synthase), joins two farnesyl pyrophosphate moieties to form squalene in the sterol biosynthesis pathway) produces MPSASSIAYYLVHVSELRAIIQWKVWHNPVHERDESKESHDLKECFRFLQLTSRSFAAVIQELHPELLVPVCLFYLILRGLDTVEDDMTISIAAKEPLLRDFHNHIEDEAWNFDGNGPNEKDRELLVKFDCVTREFNKCKDAYRAIIKDITKRMGNGMADYAKNADHLANGVQTIKDYELYCHYVAGLVGEGLTRLFVEAKLANPALLQRPELMESMGQLLQQTNIIRDIREDHDDKRYFWPKEIWSKHVEKFNDLFEPQNREKALQCSSEMVLNALKKADECLFYMAGIKEQSVFNFVAIPQSMAMATLELCFQNPTIFDRNVKITKGSACELMTQSTQNLQLVCEIFRKYARKIHKKNKPSDPNFLEISVACAKIEKFIEGIFPSQTPPAGNNQARLEAEAATKAEEAEAKKDMMYLMLAVGATLAIIAVSMIGIAWLFGARFDLALQSLKYSMMSKPSELSSAASQAIESGKSAAASASVHASRGEL; encoded by the exons ATGCCTTCAGCCTCGAGCATCGCCTACTACCTTGTCCACGTTTCAGAACTTCGCGCCATCATCCAATGGAAAGTATGGCATAACCCCGTACACGAGCGTGACGAGAGCAAAGAGTCGCACGACCTCAAAGAATGCTTCCGATTCCTGCAACTCACAAGCCGATCCTTTGCCGCCGTCATCCAAGAGCTTCATCCCGAGCTCCTCGTACCCGTATGCCTTTTCTACCTCATCCTTCGCGGACTGGACACGGTCGAGGATGACATGACCATCAGCATCGCGGCGAAAGAGCCATTGCTACGCGACTTTCACAACCACATTGAAGATGAGGCATGGAATTTTGACGGCAACGGCCCGAACGAAAAGGATCGCGAGCTGCTGGTCAAGTTTGACTGTGTGACGAGGGAATTCAATAAGTGCAAAGATGCGTATCGGGCCATCATTAAGGATATCACAAAGCGCATGGGCAATGGCATGGCTGATTACGCCAAAAACGCGGATCACCTGGCCAACGGTGTGCAGACGATCAAGGACTACGAGCTGTACTGCCACTATGTGGCTGGCCTTGTCGGAGAAGGGCTCACGCGGTTGTTCGTCGAGGCGAAGCTTGCCAATCCTGCGCTTCTGCAAAGGCCAGAGTTGATGGAGTCCATGGGTCAATTACTGCAACAGACCAACATCATTCGCGACATCAGGGAGGACCACGACGACAAACGGTATTTCTGGCCCAAGGAGATCTGGTCAAAGCACGTCGAGAAGTTCAACGATCTCTTCGAGCCTCAAAATCGAGAAAAGGCATTGCAATGCAGTAGTGAAATGGTGCTCAATGcgttgaagaaggcggacGAGTGCCTTTTCTACATGGCAGGAATCAAGGAGCAGTCCGTCTTCAACTTCGTCGCCATCCCACAATCCATGGCCATGGCCACACTCGAACTCTGTTTTCAGAATCCCACAATCTTCGACCGCAACGTCAAGATCACCAAGGGCTCAGCTTGCGAGCTCATGACCCAGTCAACGCAAAACTTACAACTGGTCTGTGAGATCTTCCGAAAATACGCACGAAAGATTCacaagaagaacaagccCAGTGACCCGAATTTCCTCGAAATCAGCGTTGCGTGCGCGAAGATTGAAAAGTTCATTGAAGGCATCTTCCCCAGTCAGACTCCACCAGCCGGCAACAACCAAGCACGTCTCGAAGCAGAGGCGGCGACAAAGGCAGAGGAGGCAGAGGCCAAAAAGGACATGATGTACCTTATGCTTGCCGTTGGTGCGACATTGGCCATCATCGCTGTTTCTATG ATCGGAATTGCATGGCTATTCGGCGCCCGATTTGACCTCGCGCTACAGTCTCTGAAGTACAGCATGATGAGCAAACCTTCGGAGTTGTCAAGCGCCGCATCGCAAGCAATCGAATCAGGCAAGAGTGCCGCAGCGAGTGCAAGCGTGCATGCCAGTCGTGGCGAATTGTAG